The Paenibacillus pabuli DNA segment GGTGGGGCTGAAAACGAAAAATAAATCCGAAGAAAAATATGCGCAACTGGCCGAGTTTTCTGGAACGTTTCTGGATTCGCTTCAAGGGCTGGTTACATTGAAAATATTTGGACGGGCTCGGCGTCAGCAGCAGGTCATTGAACGCAGCAGCCTAGGATATCGGGATGCAACCATGGGTATTTTGAGGGTTGCGTTTACGAATACGTTCATGCTGGAATCGATCGTCATGTTAAGTATCGGTATTGTTGCTCTCGAACTGGCTATTCAGTTGCTCGTTTTCAAAACGATGTCGTTCCACACTGCTTTTCTCGTATTACTGCTTGTTCCGGAGTTTTACAGTCTGTTGAAGAATATGGGAACGGCTTTTCACAGTGGAAGAACAAGTATGGGAGCGGTTCGCAGGATTGAAAAGATGCTTGCGGAAACCAACGGTAGTGAAATTATGCAGCATATGGATCATGAAGAGACGTACTCTAGCGATACTAACGAGCTGTTGGAAGAACACCATGGCTCTCCTACCGAGCTTATTCCAATGCCACCCTCCATTGAACTGAATAAAGTCCGGTTTCAGTATGGATCCAGTTCATTTGAACTTCAGGCTGAACGGATCTCGGTTGGACCTGGAGAACACATTGCCATTGTTGGAAAAAGTGGATCTGGTAAAACGACCTTGTTGCATCTCATTGCTGGTTTGCTAAAACCGACGTCGGGGGTAATCATGGTGAATGGAAACCCGCTTTCACAGCATGATGTGTCCGCATGGTTCGAACATATTAGCTACATTACGCAGCATCCATATATTTTTGCAGGCACATTCGCTGAAAATATCGCGATTGCTGCTGGTCGTAACGTCACCAGGTCCGAAATCGAACAGGCGGCGGAGCAAGCAGGACTTGCAACGATTGCCGCGCAACTGGAACACGGATTTGATACCTTAGTTGGTGAAGGGGGCCGCGGGCTGTCCGGTGGGGAAAAGCAACGTCTTGCCTTGGCGCGAGCCTTTTTAAAGCGGCCGGCCATCATTTTGTTTGACGAGCCTACGGTGGGGCTTGATTTGCACACCGAACGTGTATTACAACGTTCCATTGCAACTTTAGCCAAGACGGCGACGATGATTACGGTGGCTCACCGTTTATATACGATTCGACAGGCCGACAAGATTTTGTTTATGGATCATGGAGAGGTAGTAGCTTCAGGAAGCCATGACGAGCTATTGAAATGCTTGTCTCCGTATGCCGAAATGGTCAACGTTCAACGAAAAGGGGGTTCAGCATGAGCGAGTTAGCTATTTTGTCAAAAGCAATGATGGGAGAGCGGAAGGACATCTTCCTCTCAATTTTGGGTGGATTTATTGCCGGTATAGCCGGTGTGGCCCTCTTTTCCGCGAGTGGATATATGATTTCGCAAACGGTATTTGCCCCACCGCTATACACCTTAATTGTACTAACATCACT contains these protein-coding regions:
- the cydD gene encoding thiol reductant ABC exporter subunit CydD, coding for MKKETSLIAQQMSGQRKRLVYLVVISLALGAAIVSQAALLAQTVQRIFVEKASISSVTGLLGVLLVVMAVRTLLSYGNGRIGLRMAATAKTNMRADVLKQLTQNSMLFAIHGQTGEKVSLALDAVDEADSYFSQYMPRMVEVAMITILILIVTFFQHANTGFILLFTAPFIPLFMILVGLKTKNKSEEKYAQLAEFSGTFLDSLQGLVTLKIFGRARRQQQVIERSSLGYRDATMGILRVAFTNTFMLESIVMLSIGIVALELAIQLLVFKTMSFHTAFLVLLLVPEFYSLLKNMGTAFHSGRTSMGAVRRIEKMLAETNGSEIMQHMDHEETYSSDTNELLEEHHGSPTELIPMPPSIELNKVRFQYGSSSFELQAERISVGPGEHIAIVGKSGSGKTTLLHLIAGLLKPTSGVIMVNGNPLSQHDVSAWFEHISYITQHPYIFAGTFAENIAIAAGRNVTRSEIEQAAEQAGLATIAAQLEHGFDTLVGEGGRGLSGGEKQRLALARAFLKRPAIILFDEPTVGLDLHTERVLQRSIATLAKTATMITVAHRLYTIRQADKILFMDHGEVVASGSHDELLKCLSPYAEMVNVQRKGGSA